A stretch of Microbacterium sp. LWH3-1.2 DNA encodes these proteins:
- a CDS encoding dipeptidase: MTSELTRQDAVREAAASGIPSTLADLGNLVRIPSVAFPGFDPAEVQRSADAVVELVRGTGLFETVQIKTAVIPETGEPGSPAVLATRAARNGRPTILLYAHHDVQPVGDESLWASSPFEPTVRGGRLYGRGAADDKAGIMAHLAALRALKEGVGEDFDLGVALFFEGEEEAGSRSFAQFLSDNADALRADVIVVADSGNWDAKTPALTVSLRGNTRFTLRVRTLEHASHSGMFGGAVPDAMMATVKMLATLWDEDGSVAVAGLTEREAATPEYTEETLRDEAGLPAGVSPVGRGTILSRIWNKPSITVTGIDAPSVVNASNTLSPEISVVISARIAPGQPAREAYAAIESHLRDHAPFGAQLTFTDQDYGDAFLVDTSGWAVEAAREALHEGYGVESVDIGVGGSIPFIADLVREFPGAQILVTGVEDPHAKAHSPNESLHLETFRNAVLSEALLLEKLDGRTSQA, translated from the coding sequence ATGACCTCTGAGCTCACCCGACAGGATGCTGTGCGCGAAGCCGCGGCTTCCGGCATCCCCTCCACCCTCGCCGATCTCGGCAATCTCGTGCGCATCCCGTCCGTCGCGTTCCCCGGGTTCGACCCCGCCGAGGTGCAGCGCAGCGCCGATGCCGTCGTCGAGCTCGTGCGCGGGACCGGTCTGTTCGAGACGGTTCAGATCAAGACGGCGGTGATCCCGGAGACGGGGGAGCCGGGCAGCCCCGCGGTGCTCGCGACCCGCGCCGCGCGCAACGGTCGCCCGACGATCCTGCTCTACGCACACCACGACGTGCAGCCGGTCGGCGACGAGTCGCTCTGGGCGTCGTCGCCGTTCGAGCCGACCGTGCGGGGGGGGCGGCTGTACGGTCGGGGCGCGGCCGACGACAAAGCCGGCATCATGGCCCACCTGGCCGCGCTGCGCGCGCTCAAGGAGGGCGTCGGCGAAGACTTCGATCTCGGTGTCGCGCTGTTCTTCGAGGGTGAGGAGGAGGCGGGCTCGCGGTCGTTCGCGCAGTTCCTCTCCGACAACGCCGACGCGCTGCGCGCCGACGTGATCGTCGTCGCCGACTCGGGCAACTGGGACGCCAAGACCCCCGCGCTCACGGTGTCGCTGCGCGGCAACACCCGCTTCACCCTCCGTGTGCGCACGCTCGAGCACGCCTCGCACTCCGGCATGTTCGGAGGAGCCGTCCCCGACGCCATGATGGCGACCGTGAAGATGCTCGCGACGCTGTGGGACGAGGACGGCTCGGTCGCGGTGGCGGGACTGACGGAACGGGAAGCTGCGACCCCCGAGTACACCGAGGAGACCCTGCGCGACGAGGCCGGGCTGCCTGCCGGCGTCTCGCCCGTCGGTCGCGGCACGATCCTGAGCCGCATCTGGAACAAGCCGTCGATCACGGTGACGGGCATCGACGCCCCGAGCGTCGTGAACGCCTCCAACACTCTGAGCCCCGAGATCTCGGTCGTGATCAGCGCCCGGATCGCGCCCGGCCAGCCCGCGCGCGAGGCATACGCCGCGATCGAGTCGCACCTGCGCGACCACGCGCCGTTCGGGGCGCAGCTCACCTTCACCGACCAGGACTACGGCGACGCCTTCCTGGTCGACACGTCGGGCTGGGCCGTCGAGGCTGCCCGCGAGGCGCTGCACGAGGGCTACGGCGTCGAGTCCGTGGATATCGGCGTCGGCGGGTCGATCCCGTTCATCGCCGACCTCGTGCGCGAGTTTCCGGGTGCGCAGATCCTGGTGACCGGTGTAGAGGACCCGCACGCGAAGGCTCACAGCCCGAACGAGTCGCTGCACCTCGAGACGTTCCGGAACGCGGTGCTCTCCGAGGCGCTGCTCCTCGAGAAGCTCGACGGGCGCACGTCGCAGGCATGA
- the erpA gene encoding iron-sulfur cluster insertion protein ErpA, with translation MTDTALTTEQTAREHGVLLTDAAAGKVKNLLEQEGRDDLRLRVAVQPGGCSGLIYQLYFDERYLDGDKTVDFDGVEVIVDDMSVPYLDGATIDFKDTISEQGFTIDNPNAAGSCACGDSFH, from the coding sequence ATGACCGACACCGCACTGACGACCGAGCAGACCGCCCGCGAGCATGGTGTGCTGCTGACCGATGCCGCCGCCGGCAAGGTCAAGAACCTGCTGGAACAGGAGGGCCGCGACGACCTGCGTCTTCGCGTGGCCGTGCAGCCCGGCGGGTGCAGCGGGCTGATCTACCAGCTCTACTTCGACGAGCGCTACCTCGACGGCGACAAGACGGTCGACTTCGACGGCGTCGAGGTGATCGTCGACGACATGAGTGTGCCCTACCTCGACGGCGCCACGATCGACTTCAAGGACACCATCTCGGAGCAGGGCTTCACGATCGACAACCCCAACGCGGCCGGGTCGTGCGCGTGCGGCGACAGCTTCCACTGA
- the coxB gene encoding cytochrome c oxidase subunit II, whose translation MPSKRRIRWAVLPLGIAAAAVLAGCTPTELHGFLPGFTEDGQPATNHVDMVAGLWVNSWIVLLVVGVITWGLMGWAAIAYRRRKGQMGLPVQLRYNMPIEIFYTIVPLILVVGFFAFTARDQAILETQYDEPDVSITAIGKQWSWDFQYDGASDDETVWTMGVQAQTDERGDVISELPTLVLPVNESVKIKLQSRDVIHSFWIIDFLYKKDMYIGKDNYWSFTPTREGEYAGKCAELCGEYHSMMLFNVKVVSAAEYEDYLDTLREAGQTGDINDAYDRLQNLPGTGGSIDENVEEVDH comes from the coding sequence GTGCCTTCGAAACGCCGTATCCGCTGGGCCGTTCTCCCACTCGGGATCGCAGCGGCTGCAGTCCTCGCCGGATGCACCCCGACCGAGCTGCACGGCTTCCTCCCCGGGTTCACCGAAGACGGTCAGCCGGCCACCAACCACGTCGACATGGTCGCGGGTCTCTGGGTCAATTCGTGGATCGTGCTGCTCGTCGTCGGTGTCATCACGTGGGGCCTGATGGGATGGGCGGCGATCGCCTACCGGCGTCGCAAGGGCCAGATGGGTCTTCCCGTCCAGCTGCGCTACAACATGCCGATCGAGATCTTCTACACGATCGTCCCGCTCATCCTGGTCGTCGGCTTCTTCGCCTTCACCGCGCGCGACCAGGCGATCCTCGAGACGCAATACGACGAGCCTGACGTGTCGATCACGGCGATCGGCAAGCAGTGGTCGTGGGACTTCCAGTACGACGGTGCGAGCGACGACGAGACCGTCTGGACCATGGGCGTCCAGGCGCAGACCGACGAGCGCGGCGATGTCATCAGCGAGCTCCCCACGCTGGTCCTCCCGGTCAACGAGTCGGTCAAGATCAAGCTGCAGTCGCGCGACGTCATCCACTCGTTCTGGATCATCGACTTCCTGTACAAGAAGGACATGTACATCGGCAAGGACAACTACTGGTCCTTCACGCCGACCCGCGAGGGCGAGTACGCCGGCAAGTGCGCCGAGCTCTGCGGCGAGTACCACTCGATGATGCTGTTCAACGTCAAGGTCGTGAGCGCAGCAGAGTACGAGGATTACCTCGACACGCTTCGCGAGGCGGGCCAGACCGGCGACATCAACGACGCTTACGACCGACTTCAGAACCTGCCCGGCACGGGCGGTTCCATCGATGAGAACGTGGAAGAGGTGGACCACTGA
- the ctaD gene encoding cytochrome c oxidase subunit I produces the protein MATTLPLQETSQGRPTTLPPRQAALLSASRVEQKGNIIVKWITSTDHKTIGYLYLISSVIFFLLGGVMALIIRAELFEPGMQIIPTKEQYNQLFTMHGTIMLLMFATPLFAGFANAILPLQIGAPDVAFPRLNAFAFWLFLFGSTIAVAGFLTPQGAAAFGWFAYQPLANASFSPGAGGNLWMLGLGMSGFGTILGAVNFITTIITMRAPGMTMWRMPIFSWNTLITSILVLMAFPVLAAAILAAAADRVLGAHIYDPANGGVLLWQHLFWFFGHPEVYIIALPFFGIVSEIFPVFSRKPIFGYKTLVYATIAIAALSVAVWAHHMYVTGAVLLPFFALMTMLIAVPTGVKIFNWIGTLWRGSVTFETPMVFALGFLVSFVFGGLTGVILASPPLDFALSDSYFVVAHFHYVVFGTVVFAMFAGFYFWWPKWTGRMLNERLGYVHFWMLFIGFHMTFLIQHWLGVDGMVRRYADYSEADGWTWQNQVSTIGAIILGASMIPFLFNVWITSRKAPKVTVNDPWGYGASLEWATSCPPPRHNFTSIPRIRSERPAFDLNHPEAGIPVGVGPAKDAPEAPVADLADGEVK, from the coding sequence ATGGCGACGACGCTCCCTCTCCAGGAGACGTCCCAGGGGCGTCCGACGACCCTGCCGCCACGGCAGGCGGCCCTGCTCAGCGCATCGCGCGTCGAGCAGAAGGGCAACATCATCGTCAAGTGGATCACCTCCACCGACCACAAGACGATCGGCTACCTGTACCTGATCTCCTCCGTCATCTTCTTCCTGCTGGGTGGAGTGATGGCGCTGATCATCCGCGCGGAGCTCTTCGAGCCCGGGATGCAGATCATCCCGACCAAGGAGCAGTACAACCAGCTGTTCACGATGCACGGCACGATCATGCTGCTGATGTTCGCGACGCCGCTGTTCGCAGGCTTCGCGAACGCGATCCTGCCGCTGCAGATCGGTGCGCCCGACGTCGCATTCCCGCGTCTGAACGCGTTCGCGTTCTGGCTGTTCCTGTTCGGCTCGACGATCGCCGTCGCCGGCTTCCTCACGCCGCAGGGTGCAGCCGCATTCGGCTGGTTCGCCTATCAGCCGCTCGCGAACGCCAGCTTCTCGCCAGGCGCAGGCGGAAACCTCTGGATGCTCGGCCTCGGCATGAGTGGTTTCGGCACGATCCTCGGCGCGGTGAACTTCATCACGACGATCATCACCATGCGCGCGCCCGGCATGACCATGTGGCGCATGCCGATCTTCTCGTGGAACACGCTGATCACCAGCATCCTCGTGCTGATGGCGTTCCCGGTGCTGGCCGCCGCCATCCTCGCCGCCGCGGCGGACCGCGTGCTCGGCGCTCACATCTACGACCCGGCCAACGGCGGCGTGCTCCTCTGGCAGCACCTGTTCTGGTTCTTCGGTCACCCCGAGGTGTACATCATCGCGCTGCCGTTCTTCGGCATCGTGTCGGAGATCTTCCCGGTCTTCAGCCGCAAGCCGATCTTCGGGTACAAGACGCTGGTCTACGCGACGATCGCGATCGCCGCACTGTCGGTCGCGGTGTGGGCCCACCACATGTACGTCACCGGCGCGGTGCTGCTGCCGTTCTTCGCGCTGATGACGATGCTCATCGCGGTGCCCACCGGGGTGAAGATCTTCAACTGGATCGGCACGCTCTGGCGAGGCTCGGTCACATTCGAGACCCCGATGGTGTTCGCGCTCGGCTTCCTGGTGTCGTTCGTGTTCGGTGGCCTCACCGGCGTGATCCTCGCGTCGCCGCCCCTCGACTTCGCACTGTCGGACTCGTACTTCGTCGTCGCGCACTTCCACTACGTCGTGTTCGGCACGGTCGTGTTCGCGATGTTCGCCGGCTTCTACTTCTGGTGGCCGAAGTGGACGGGGCGCATGCTCAACGAGCGGCTCGGCTATGTCCACTTCTGGATGTTGTTCATCGGCTTCCACATGACGTTCCTCATCCAGCACTGGCTGGGTGTCGACGGCATGGTCCGTCGCTACGCGGACTACTCGGAGGCGGACGGCTGGACCTGGCAGAACCAGGTGTCGACGATCGGCGCCATCATCCTCGGCGCCTCGATGATCCCGTTCCTCTTCAACGTGTGGATCACGTCGCGCAAGGCGCCGAAGGTGACCGTGAACGACCCGTGGGGCTACGGTGCATCGCTCGAGTGGGCGACCTCCTGCCCGCCCCCGCGTCACAACTTCACGTCGATCCCGCGCATCCGCAGCGAGCGGCCCGCGTTCGACCTGAACCACCCCGAGGCGGGCATCCCCGTCGGAGTCGGTCCCGCGAAGGACGCTCCCGAAGCCCCGGTTGCCGACCTTGCCGATGGAGAGGTGAAGTAA
- a CDS encoding cytochrome c oxidase subunit 4: MRTNTGLWWLLSIFFLLVAIVYTIWNIIAHPDLVWYHAIEWVGSVALLFTALMGALIAFYIGRVHNAQGGELPEDVLTSDIDDGDPELGEFSPWSWWPIVLAFSAALGMIGLAVGAWLMPIGIGVFVVAIVGWVYEYYRGYFAR, encoded by the coding sequence GTGCGCACGAACACCGGACTCTGGTGGCTGCTGTCGATCTTCTTCCTGCTGGTGGCGATCGTCTACACCATCTGGAACATCATCGCCCACCCGGACCTGGTTTGGTACCACGCCATCGAGTGGGTCGGCAGCGTTGCGCTGCTGTTCACGGCTCTGATGGGCGCGCTGATCGCGTTCTACATCGGCCGCGTGCACAACGCCCAAGGCGGCGAGCTGCCCGAGGACGTCCTCACCTCCGACATCGACGACGGCGACCCTGAGCTCGGTGAGTTCAGCCCGTGGTCGTGGTGGCCCATCGTGCTGGCCTTCTCGGCGGCGCTGGGCATGATCGGCCTCGCTGTGGGTGCGTGGCTCATGCCCATCGGCATCGGCGTGTTCGTCGTCGCGATCGTCGGCTGGGTGTACGAGTACTACCGCGGATACTTCGCCCGCTGA
- a CDS encoding PP2C family protein-serine/threonine phosphatase, producing the protein MTGPRAFLRAAACSDIGPHRATNQDAAFTASWGVAVADGVGGGPAGDLASAAFVHRLAAGRLDGLEPLQLADAVRSANWDLRAHVERDPSLSGMATTFTGLFIAQGGGLLLAHTGDSRAYRLRDGELAQASRDDSLVQALVDRGIVSITDAASHPRRNIITASLSGAERDAAAVTAFDAQHGDRWLLCSDGLTDYVPDAEIRALLLEFPHAGTAVEACVAVALEAGSRDNVTVVVCDVVDADGIGGGPTQTSFYGAAAERFMEGLESA; encoded by the coding sequence GTGACGGGGCCCCGTGCGTTTCTGCGTGCGGCCGCCTGCTCGGACATCGGCCCGCATCGCGCGACGAACCAGGACGCAGCGTTCACAGCTTCCTGGGGCGTCGCCGTGGCCGATGGCGTCGGCGGAGGACCCGCCGGAGATCTCGCCTCGGCCGCGTTCGTCCACCGGCTGGCCGCGGGTCGTCTGGACGGCCTCGAGCCCCTACAGCTGGCGGATGCTGTGCGATCCGCCAACTGGGACCTTCGCGCTCATGTCGAGCGCGATCCATCGCTGAGCGGCATGGCCACGACGTTCACCGGGCTGTTCATCGCCCAGGGTGGCGGACTGCTGCTCGCGCACACCGGTGACTCGCGGGCATACCGCCTGCGGGACGGTGAGCTCGCGCAGGCGAGCAGAGACGATTCCCTCGTGCAGGCGCTCGTCGATCGGGGAATCGTCTCGATCACGGATGCCGCGTCCCACCCTCGCCGCAACATCATCACCGCGTCGCTCAGCGGGGCGGAGCGGGATGCGGCGGCGGTCACGGCATTCGACGCGCAGCACGGAGACCGGTGGCTGCTGTGCAGCGACGGGCTCACCGACTACGTCCCGGACGCCGAGATCCGCGCGCTCCTCCTGGAATTCCCCCACGCGGGGACGGCAGTCGAGGCGTGCGTGGCGGTGGCTCTCGAAGCCGGTTCCCGTGACAACGTCACCGTCGTCGTGTGCGATGTCGTCGACGCGGACGGGATCGGCGGCGGACCCACGCAGACGTCCTTCTACGGGGCCGCCGCCGAGCGGTTCATGGAGGGTCTGGAGTCGGCCTGA
- a CDS encoding rhodanese-like domain-containing protein, with translation MTDALSYFSAKLALETDSSDVYAAQKAGEHFVLVDVRGDEAWTQGRISGAIHMPYREIAERAPREIDPSSSVVVYCWSPGCNAGAKGAIEFAKLGYAVKEMIGGYEYWVREGQPTENDEGALPRVFDSQVMVVRTRVAG, from the coding sequence ATGACAGATGCGCTCTCCTACTTCTCCGCCAAGCTCGCCCTCGAGACAGACTCGTCGGACGTCTACGCCGCGCAGAAAGCGGGCGAGCACTTCGTCCTCGTCGATGTCCGCGGTGACGAGGCGTGGACGCAGGGGCGCATCAGCGGGGCGATCCACATGCCGTACCGCGAGATCGCCGAGCGCGCTCCGCGCGAGATCGACCCGTCCTCGTCCGTCGTCGTCTACTGCTGGAGCCCGGGCTGCAACGCCGGGGCCAAGGGCGCGATCGAGTTCGCGAAGCTGGGCTACGCCGTCAAGGAGATGATCGGCGGGTACGAGTACTGGGTGCGCGAGGGACAGCCGACCGAGAACGACGAGGGCGCACTCCCCCGCGTGTTCGACTCGCAGGTCATGGTCGTACGCACCCGCGTCGCGGGCTGA
- a CDS encoding cytochrome b translates to MSTSTVTEQPAAPAAPVSRNGDRPLGGRFIGATANYIDERTSLSGFVKELGRKIFPDHWSFMLGEIAMWAFVVVLLSGTFLTFFFQASMTETHYNGAFLPMRGIEMSAAMASTLEISFDLRGGLLVRQMHHWAALVFVAGIGVHMLRVFFTGAFRKPRELNWVIGFILFILAMGEGFTGYSLPDDVLSGNGLRIIDGMVKGIPIIGTWTSFLLFGGQFPGDAIVGRLYTLHILLLPAILVGLLVVHLMLMVINKHTQFAGAGRTNSVVVGYPMMPVYMSKMGGFLFITFGVIVLIASLFTINPIWNYGPYDPSPVSAGTQPDWYIGFADGALRLVPPGWEFVFLNRTWSFNIIVPLVGLGLFIVLVLIYPFIEAWVTGDKREHHIAQRPRNSATRTAIGAAGVTFYAVLWAAAASDIIATHFWLTMEGVIHTLQALLILGPVIAYFVTKRICIALQKKDREISLHGYESGRIVRLPGGEYIEVHQPVDDYERFKLAYFETYEPLIVRPNAKGRIPWHENLRASISRWFFEDRLTPVTQAELDVALSHQHHDLDHIAAEEDLEIQAAHERAGVPDAPHKPIDDGKHGEVPVRPSNVIVPEREPGTKAPRNREKESDQ, encoded by the coding sequence TTGAGCACCTCAACCGTCACTGAGCAGCCTGCGGCTCCGGCGGCTCCCGTCTCACGCAACGGTGACCGCCCGCTCGGCGGGCGCTTCATCGGCGCCACCGCGAACTACATCGACGAGCGCACGAGCCTGTCGGGCTTCGTCAAGGAGCTCGGTCGCAAGATCTTCCCCGACCACTGGTCGTTCATGCTGGGTGAGATCGCGATGTGGGCGTTCGTCGTCGTGCTCCTCTCGGGCACGTTCCTGACGTTCTTCTTCCAGGCGTCGATGACCGAGACGCACTACAACGGCGCGTTCCTGCCCATGCGAGGCATCGAGATGTCGGCCGCCATGGCGTCGACCCTCGAGATCTCCTTCGACCTGCGCGGCGGCCTGCTCGTCCGTCAGATGCACCACTGGGCCGCTCTCGTGTTCGTCGCCGGCATCGGCGTCCACATGCTGCGCGTGTTCTTCACCGGCGCGTTCCGCAAGCCGCGTGAGCTCAACTGGGTGATCGGCTTCATTCTGTTCATCCTCGCGATGGGTGAGGGCTTCACCGGCTACTCGCTCCCCGACGACGTGCTCTCGGGCAACGGTCTCCGCATCATCGACGGCATGGTGAAGGGCATCCCGATCATCGGAACCTGGACATCGTTCCTGCTGTTCGGCGGACAGTTCCCCGGTGACGCCATCGTCGGTCGCCTCTACACGCTGCACATCCTCCTGCTGCCCGCGATCCTCGTCGGCCTGCTCGTGGTCCACCTCATGCTGATGGTGATCAACAAGCACACCCAGTTCGCCGGCGCGGGTCGCACGAACAGCGTCGTCGTCGGCTACCCGATGATGCCGGTCTACATGTCGAAGATGGGCGGCTTCCTGTTCATCACGTTCGGCGTGATCGTGCTCATCGCGTCGCTGTTCACGATCAACCCGATCTGGAACTACGGCCCTTACGACCCGTCCCCGGTCTCCGCCGGAACCCAGCCCGACTGGTACATCGGCTTCGCGGACGGCGCCCTGCGTCTGGTTCCGCCGGGCTGGGAGTTCGTGTTCCTCAACCGCACGTGGTCGTTCAACATCATCGTTCCGCTCGTCGGACTCGGCCTGTTCATCGTCCTCGTGCTGATCTACCCCTTCATCGAGGCGTGGGTCACCGGCGACAAGCGTGAGCACCACATCGCCCAGCGCCCCCGCAACTCCGCGACCCGCACCGCCATCGGTGCGGCCGGCGTCACCTTCTACGCGGTGCTGTGGGCCGCGGCGGCCTCCGACATCATCGCCACCCACTTCTGGCTGACGATGGAGGGCGTGATCCACACGCTCCAGGCTCTGCTGATCCTGGGTCCGGTGATCGCCTACTTCGTCACCAAGCGCATCTGCATCGCGCTGCAGAAGAAGGACCGCGAGATCTCGCTGCACGGTTATGAGTCGGGCCGCATCGTCCGCCTTCCCGGCGGCGAGTACATCGAGGTGCACCAGCCGGTCGACGACTACGAGCGCTTCAAGCTGGCCTACTTCGAGACCTATGAGCCGCTCATCGTGCGTCCGAACGCCAAGGGCCGGATCCCGTGGCACGAGAACCTCCGGGCATCGATCTCGCGCTGGTTCTTCGAGGACCGCCTGACCCCGGTCACCCAGGCCGAGCTCGACGTGGCGTTGTCTCACCAGCACCACGACCTCGACCACATCGCGGCCGAAGAGGACCTCGAGATCCAGGCGGCACACGAGCGCGCCGGTGTGCCGGACGCTCCGCACAAGCCGATCGACGACGGGAAGCACGGAGAGGTTCCGGTGCGCCCCTCGAACGTGATCGTCCCCGAGCGCGAGCCCGGCACGAAGGCCCCGCGCAACCGCGAGAAGGAGTCCGACCAATAG
- a CDS encoding ubiquinol-cytochrome c reductase iron-sulfur subunit, translating into MAHEDDPLEHERASWKPSPGLAVAVTDPVSNPGLPPHRERMTDKDPASMKRAVRGIYTLFYLSIAGSIWAIAAYMLFPIESGRIVDIRNNNLFIGLGIAFALLAIGVGAIHWSKAVMSDKEFVEPRHATRGRDTTREAAIKAFADADADSGFGRRAMVRNSLIAALVASVVPGVVLFRGLAPFNSPEKPHAGDPVYLLEHTMWKKGMRLAHDPSGEPIKAADLTLGSAVHVIPEALADVSHSEGYLDEKAKAIVLLIRMLPEQLTESEDRKEWSYNGIVAYSKVCTHVGCPVALYEQQTHHLLCPCHQSQFDVTDHAKVIFGPAARPLPQLPITVDDEGYLIARSDFLEPVGPSFWERH; encoded by the coding sequence ATGGCCCACGAGGACGACCCGCTAGAGCACGAGAGGGCTTCCTGGAAGCCCTCCCCCGGGCTCGCCGTCGCGGTCACCGACCCGGTGAGCAACCCTGGCCTCCCTCCGCACCGCGAGCGGATGACCGACAAGGACCCCGCTTCCATGAAGCGCGCGGTCCGGGGAATCTACACGCTCTTCTACCTGTCGATCGCCGGCAGCATCTGGGCGATCGCCGCCTACATGCTGTTCCCGATCGAGAGCGGGCGGATCGTCGACATCCGCAACAACAACCTCTTCATCGGACTCGGCATCGCCTTCGCGCTGCTCGCCATCGGCGTCGGCGCGATCCACTGGTCCAAGGCCGTCATGTCCGACAAGGAGTTCGTCGAGCCCCGTCATGCCACGCGCGGTCGCGACACGACGCGTGAGGCCGCCATCAAGGCCTTCGCCGACGCCGACGCCGACTCGGGCTTCGGCCGCCGCGCGATGGTCCGCAACTCGCTGATCGCCGCCCTCGTGGCGTCCGTCGTGCCCGGCGTCGTCCTGTTCCGCGGTCTCGCGCCGTTCAACTCGCCGGAGAAGCCGCACGCGGGCGACCCGGTGTACCTCCTCGAGCACACCATGTGGAAGAAGGGCATGCGCCTCGCGCACGACCCTTCGGGCGAGCCCATCAAGGCGGCCGACCTGACCCTCGGCTCCGCCGTGCACGTCATCCCCGAAGCACTCGCGGACGTCTCGCACAGCGAGGGCTACCTCGACGAGAAGGCGAAGGCGATCGTCCTCCTGATCCGCATGCTCCCCGAGCAGCTCACGGAGTCCGAGGACCGCAAGGAGTGGTCGTACAACGGCATCGTCGCCTACTCCAAGGTGTGCACGCACGTCGGCTGCCCGGTGGCGCTGTACGAGCAGCAGACCCACCACCTTCTGTGCCCGTGCCACCAGTCGCAGTTCGACGTGACCGACCACGCGAAGGTCATCTTCGGCCCGGCGGCCCGCCCGCTGCCGCAGCTGCCCATCACCGTCGACGACGAGGGCTATCTCATCGCCCGCAGCGACTTCCTCGAACCCGTCGGCCCGAGCTTCTGGGAGCGTCATTGA
- a CDS encoding cytochrome c, with translation MARETTRRSKGRRSPWAAAALIGIGLLITGGVYAGASAAMAATTPETVTNSALTVEDGKKLFQANCATCHGLDVQGTEDGPSLYGVGELAVHFQMSTGRMPLQMQGPQAPQKPAQFTEEQITAIGSYIQSIAPGPTYPDDEVLDGEGSASEGGELFRINCAMCHNVAGAGGALTEGKYAPALHTTTPLNMYAAMVTGPQNMPVFNDMTLTTEEKRDIITYLLYLQDNESAGGFSLGSLGPVSEGLFIWIFGIGSLIAITVWITAKSN, from the coding sequence ATGGCACGAGAGACCACGCGCCGCTCGAAAGGCCGCCGCAGCCCGTGGGCAGCGGCCGCACTGATCGGCATCGGCCTGCTCATCACGGGCGGCGTCTACGCCGGCGCATCCGCCGCGATGGCGGCCACGACGCCCGAGACCGTCACGAACTCCGCGCTCACCGTCGAAGACGGCAAGAAGCTGTTCCAGGCCAACTGCGCCACGTGCCACGGCCTCGACGTGCAGGGCACCGAGGACGGCCCGTCGCTCTACGGCGTCGGCGAACTCGCCGTGCACTTCCAGATGAGCACCGGCCGCATGCCGCTGCAGATGCAGGGCCCGCAGGCTCCGCAGAAGCCGGCACAGTTCACCGAGGAGCAGATCACCGCGATCGGCTCCTACATCCAGTCGATCGCGCCCGGTCCGACCTACCCCGACGACGAGGTGCTCGACGGCGAGGGAAGCGCATCCGAGGGCGGCGAGCTCTTCCGCATCAACTGCGCGATGTGCCACAACGTCGCGGGTGCCGGTGGTGCGCTCACCGAGGGCAAGTACGCCCCCGCTCTGCACACCACCACCCCGCTCAACATGTACGCGGCGATGGTGACGGGCCCGCAGAACATGCCGGTGTTCAACGACATGACGCTGACCACCGAAGAGAAGCGCGACATCATCACCTACCTGCTCTACCTGCAGGACAACGAGTCCGCGGGCGGATTCTCGCTCGGCTCGCTCGGCCCCGTCTCCGAGGGCCTCTTCATCTGGATCTTCGGCATCGGCTCGCTGATCGCCATCACCGTGTGGATCACGGCGAAGTCCAACTGA
- a CDS encoding cytochrome c oxidase subunit 3, with translation MGSVTTSTATYSQAMRSVKRPDPVAVGTIVWLGSEVMFFAGLFAIYFTLRNTSPELWAQETQLLNIPYATVNTIILVLSSVTCQMGVFAAERFQPYSTKKRGWLGWGMVEWFWLTFALGAIFVSGQVWEYAQLVTEGMPISANSYASAFYLTTGFHALHVTGGLIAFLLVIGRAYAVKNFGRKEMTSSIVVSYYWHFVDVVWIALFLVIYFLK, from the coding sequence ATGGGGAGCGTGACGACCTCCACAGCGACCTACTCCCAGGCCATGCGGTCCGTCAAGCGGCCGGATCCGGTCGCTGTCGGAACCATCGTGTGGCTCGGCAGCGAGGTGATGTTCTTCGCGGGCCTCTTCGCGATCTATTTCACCCTGCGCAACACCTCGCCCGAACTGTGGGCGCAGGAGACGCAGCTGCTGAACATCCCGTACGCGACCGTCAACACGATCATCCTCGTGCTGTCCTCGGTCACGTGCCAGATGGGCGTGTTCGCGGCCGAGCGCTTCCAGCCCTACTCGACGAAGAAGCGCGGCTGGCTCGGCTGGGGAATGGTCGAGTGGTTCTGGCTGACCTTCGCCCTCGGCGCGATCTTCGTCTCGGGCCAGGTGTGGGAGTACGCCCAGCTCGTCACCGAGGGCATGCCGATCAGCGCGAACTCGTACGCGTCGGCCTTCTACCTCACCACCGGCTTCCACGCCCTCCACGTGACGGGCGGCCTCATCGCCTTCCTGCTCGTGATCGGACGCGCGTACGCCGTCAAGAACTTCGGGCGCAAGGAGATGACGTCCTCGATCGTCGTGTCGTACTACTGGCACTTCGTCGACGTCGTCTGGATCGCCCTCTTCCTCGTCATCTACTTCCTCAAGTGA